A genomic stretch from Colwellia sp. Arc7-635 includes:
- a CDS encoding CsgG/HfaB family protein, producing MELNKIKSFGLFLAFVTLISGCATETHQKVAVTPVETNNTVYTGPKSTLVLGEFNNRSNYMQGLFSSNIDKLGNQGKTILKTHLQQTNRFKVVDRENLANMKKEAELLGIKQEIKGARYVISGGVTEFGRKVIGDKQLFGILGSGKSQIAYAKVSLNIIDVLTSEIIYSTQGAGEFQLNERQVVGFGSKAGYDATLNGKVLDFAIKESVNNMTRDLESGKLNFAL from the coding sequence ATGGAATTAAACAAAATCAAGTCTTTTGGTCTATTTTTAGCGTTCGTTACACTCATCTCAGGTTGTGCGACAGAAACTCACCAAAAAGTTGCCGTTACACCTGTTGAAACTAATAACACTGTCTACACTGGTCCAAAATCTACTTTGGTTTTAGGTGAATTTAATAACCGTTCAAACTATATGCAAGGGTTGTTTTCATCAAATATTGATAAGTTAGGTAATCAGGGTAAAACAATTCTTAAAACTCATTTACAACAAACTAATCGTTTTAAAGTTGTTGATCGAGAAAACTTAGCGAACATGAAAAAAGAAGCTGAGCTTTTAGGCATTAAACAAGAAATTAAAGGTGCTCGCTATGTTATTAGCGGTGGAGTAACTGAGTTTGGTCGTAAAGTTATCGGCGATAAGCAGTTATTTGGTATTTTGGGTTCAGGGAAAAGCCAGATTGCCTATGCGAAAGTATCGCTTAATATTATTGACGTTTTAACATCTGAGATCATTTATTCGACTCAAGGTGCTGGTGAATTTCAATTGAACGAAAGACAAGTTGTTGGCTTTGGTTCTAAAGCTGGTTATGACGCAACACTTAACGGCAAGGTTTTAGATTTTGCTATTAAAGAAAGTGTTAACAATATGACTCGCGATTTAGAAAGTGGCAAATTGAACTTTGCTTTATAG
- a CDS encoding histidine kinase: MSIEKNDINQLIHDTRGPLNRISMQAELVKIVLENDMPKEKAIEAVNKIIAACQDCSNSLQDVTEFLQQQQ; this comes from the coding sequence GTGAGTATTGAAAAAAACGATATTAATCAATTGATACACGATACCCGAGGCCCCCTGAATAGAATTTCTATGCAAGCTGAACTTGTGAAAATAGTATTGGAAAACGATATGCCAAAAGAAAAAGCTATCGAAGCGGTTAATAAAATTATTGCCGCTTGCCAGGATTGTAGTAACAGCCTGCAAGACGTAACTGAATTTTTGCAACAGCAACAATAA
- a CDS encoding sigma-54 dependent transcriptional regulator, which produces MLQVLLVDDDAEFTEVACQIIEFIGHDVCVASNLKEAEEWLNQQKFDHVLLDFMLPDGSGLHLIDFLKKNDLSPYITLITGHPSVKGMLAGLCSPKVNYIVKPLQREDIEATLNRSKKTTKVKNSKLPTLHFGCLVGESKPMQELYTMIERVAKTSANVMLMGESGVGKEVVANAIHASTDGTNPVVATNCGALSKELISSELFGHEKGAFTGAVARKDGVFVRAGNGTLFLDEVTEMPIDMQPNLLRVLENKCVTPVGGIQEVTVNCRVVSATNRTMAELAEGNIIREDIYYRLAVFPINIPPLSARKEDIPLLAEVFLHQLNTDNNATFSWLPEQLDILKNNSWPGNVRELRHAIHRAFIMSDPTGQQIQLPDTFISPFASNDKKTSAISAGQTIEDLEKELIRVTLDKVDGNKTQAAEMLGISTKTLYNRLHAYGDFTA; this is translated from the coding sequence ATGCTGCAAGTGCTTTTAGTTGATGATGATGCGGAATTTACCGAAGTTGCATGCCAAATAATCGAGTTTATTGGTCATGATGTCTGCGTAGCATCGAATCTGAAAGAAGCTGAGGAATGGCTAAATCAGCAAAAATTCGATCATGTTTTACTCGACTTTATGTTGCCAGACGGTAGCGGTTTACACCTAATTGATTTTTTGAAAAAAAATGATCTGTCACCTTATATCACCCTAATAACAGGTCACCCTTCCGTTAAAGGCATGCTGGCCGGCTTATGTAGCCCTAAAGTTAACTATATTGTTAAACCATTACAGCGTGAAGATATTGAAGCCACACTCAATCGAAGTAAAAAAACTACCAAGGTAAAAAATAGCAAACTACCAACGCTGCATTTTGGTTGCCTCGTTGGTGAGTCCAAACCGATGCAAGAGCTCTACACTATGATTGAGCGTGTCGCTAAGACCTCAGCCAATGTCATGCTGATGGGTGAAAGTGGTGTTGGTAAAGAAGTCGTGGCGAATGCTATTCATGCTTCTACCGACGGCACCAACCCAGTGGTTGCAACAAACTGTGGCGCTTTATCCAAAGAGCTTATTAGTAGTGAGTTATTTGGTCATGAAAAAGGGGCATTTACCGGTGCAGTTGCCCGTAAAGATGGCGTTTTCGTTCGAGCAGGCAACGGTACGCTTTTTCTCGACGAAGTCACTGAAATGCCTATCGATATGCAGCCTAATTTATTACGGGTATTAGAAAACAAATGCGTTACACCCGTTGGCGGTATTCAAGAGGTTACAGTTAATTGTCGAGTGGTATCAGCCACGAATAGAACCATGGCAGAATTAGCTGAAGGCAATATTATCCGTGAAGATATTTATTATCGTTTAGCCGTTTTCCCCATCAACATTCCACCTCTAAGCGCACGAAAAGAAGATATTCCGTTGCTGGCTGAGGTGTTTTTACACCAGCTTAACACCGATAATAACGCGACATTTTCTTGGTTACCTGAACAACTCGATATTTTGAAAAACAATAGCTGGCCGGGCAATGTCCGAGAGCTAAGGCACGCCATACATCGCGCATTTATCATGAGCGATCCAACAGGGCAGCAAATACAATTACCGGATACCTTTATTTCGCCATTTGCCTCGAATGATAAAAAGACATCGGCGATATCGGCAGGGCAAACAATTGAAGATCTTGAAAAAGAGCTTATTCGAGTAACCCTTGATAAAGTTGATGGTAACAAAACACAAGCGGCTGAGATGCTAGGTATTAGCACCAAAACCCTGTACAACAGGTTACATGCTTACGGTGATTTCACTGCCTGA
- a CDS encoding DUF4810 domain-containing protein has product MKNRVLTMCAAVLLFTGCASNETQYYWGEYENLVYKTHHTPGEVPPSFQIEQLQTDIEKAEAAGKPIPPGVYAHLGLMYAANGNKELALASLTKEKELFPESATFIDGLIKRSLTNS; this is encoded by the coding sequence ATGAAAAATAGAGTATTAACAATGTGCGCAGCTGTTTTGCTATTTACTGGCTGTGCCTCGAATGAAACACAGTATTACTGGGGAGAATATGAAAACTTAGTGTATAAAACTCACCATACACCTGGCGAAGTACCACCAAGTTTTCAAATTGAACAGTTACAAACTGACATCGAAAAGGCAGAAGCTGCGGGTAAACCTATTCCCCCTGGCGTATATGCCCACTTAGGCTTAATGTACGCAGCAAATGGTAATAAAGAACTTGCGCTAGCATCATTAACCAAAGAAAAAGAACTTTTTCCTGAATCAGCTACGTTTATTGATGGTTTAATCAAACGTTCATTAACTAATAGCTAA